Proteins encoded together in one Drosophila albomicans strain 15112-1751.03 chromosome 2R, ASM965048v2, whole genome shotgun sequence window:
- the LOC117574873 gene encoding protein Diedel, translated as MKTEATSLLSFLMAFILFTMLFHNSESVCCPSKTIAFRLNDENDVCSSYEAKSKGKRVCKVDVCDDGTFVKGRYCGRGSCNIFGCNCSGGCRKGDAAKTFVDFYGDLHISDVHFI; from the coding sequence ATGAAGACTGAAGCAACTTCTCTACTTAGCTTTCTAATGGCATTCATACTTTTTACCATGCTTTTTCACAACAGTGAAAGTGTTTGCTGCCCATCGAAGACCATCGCATTTCGTTTAAACGATGAGAATGATGTTTGCAGTTCCTATGAGGCCAAGTCAAAGGGTAAAAGAGTCTGCAAAGTGGATGTTTGTGATGATGGCACCTTCGTCAAAGGCCGTTATTGTGGCCGTGGATCGTGCAACATATTTGGTTGCAACTGCTCAGGCGGTTGTCGCAAAGGAGATGCTGCAAAAACGTTCGTCGACTTCTACGGTGATCTTCACATTAGCGATGttcattttatatag
- the LOC117574871 gene encoding calnexin isoform X2: protein MQKFACRGQTALALLIACCLVLGTTTVAGADAEIDDFDDGIVEDVQEESADVAGEELVYESPVIEPRKFHFADHFDDVEASRKQWVHSQAKKDDIAEEIAKYDGIWNWESPQRIVWPKDKGLVLKSKAKHAAISSRLIKQFDFKSKKPLVVQYEVTMQEGQECGGSYIKLLSAGKETDDLTTFNDKTPYTIMFGPDKCGNDVKMHFIFRHVNPINGTITEKHCNKPKNRLEEPFKDKLPHLYQLVVRPDNSFEIRLDHKIINEGSLLTDFKPAVNPPAEIDDPADQKPADWDEREKIPDPSSQKPDDWNDDALPQIPDVTAVMPDGWLEDEPDMIADPTAEKPEDWDTEIDGEWEAPLVDNPACEKAPGCGKWQAPHIPNPEYKGKWRAPMIENPNYQGKWAPRKIANPDFFEDLMPFQMTPISAVGLELWSMSNEILFDNLIITDDVDVARDFAANSFDIKRRYIDKESKTLWHRMMRHMNYKPGWWALYFLYLLIPASCYVFYLYRRAKEDSAASAAAAQAKKTDEPQPDDENEPAGEEDESEEDSSAQVAGESSSSSPKKNKKSDLDNKEQAKQEENSDEPTQTEESTTKSTRKRTVRKD, encoded by the exons ATGCAGAAATTTGCCTGCCGGGGCCAAACGGCGTTGGCTTTACTGATAGCTTGCTGTCTAGTATtaggaacaacaacagtagccgGAGCTGATGCAGAAATTGATGATTTCGACGATGGCATCGTTGAAGATGTGCAG GAGGAGTCTGCTGACGTCGCTGGCGAAGAACTGGTCTACGAAAGTCCCGTCATAGAACCCCGAAAATTCCATTTTGCCGATCATTTTGATGATGTTGAAGCCTCACGCAAACAATGGGTTCACTCGCAGGCCAAGAAGGACGACATAGCTGAGGAGATTGCCAAGTACGATGGCATCTGGAACTGGGAATCCCCACAGCGCATCGTTTGGCCCAAGGATAAGGGACTGGTGCTTAAATCTAAGGCAAAACATGCCGCAATCTCATCGCGTCTAATCAAACAGTTTGACTTTAAATCGAAGAAACCTTTGGTGGTGCAGTATGAGGTCACCATGCAG GAGGGACAAGAATGCGGTGGCTCGTATATCAAACTGTTGTCGGCGGGCAAGGAAACCGATGATCTGACCACG TTCAATGACAAGACACCCTACACCATCATGTTTGGACCGGACAAGTGTGGCAACGATGTGAAAATGCACTTCATATTCCGTCATGTAAATCCAATTAACGGCACCATAACTGAAAAGCACTGTAACAAACCAAA GAACCGCTTGGAGGAACCCTTCAAGGACAAGTTGCCGCATCTGTATCAACTGGTGGTGCGTCCTGACAACAGCTTTGAAATTCGTTTGGATCACAAGATCATCAACGAAGGCTCCCTGTTGACTGACTTCAAGCCAGCCGTCAATCCACCAGCTGAAATCGATGATCCAGCGGATCAGAAGCCAGCCGATTGGGATGAGCGTGAGAAGATCCCCGATCCCTCGTCACAGAAACCCGACGATTGGAACGATGATGCCTTGCCACAGATTCCCGATGTTACCGCTGTCATGCCCGACGGTTGGCTAGAGGATGAGCCCGATATGATTGCCGATCCCACAGCCGAGAAACCCGAGGATTGGGATACCGAAATTGATGGCGAATGGGAGGCTCCACTTGTGGATAACCCCGCTTGTGAAAAGGCTCCAGGTTGCGGCAAATGGCAGGCACCACACATTCCCAATCCAGAGTACAAGGGCAAGTGGCGGGCACCGATGATTGAGAATCCCAACTACCAGGGCAAATGGGCTCCACGCAAGATTGCCAATCCCGATTTCTTCGAGGATCTGATGCCATTCCAAATGACGCCAATT AGCGCTGTTGGTTTGGAGCTGTGGTCGATGTCTAATGAGATCTTGTTCGACAATCTGATTATTACCGATGATGTGGATGTTGCACGTGACTTTGCCGCCAATAGTTTTGACATTAAGCGTCGTTACATTGACAAGGAATCG AAAACGCTGTGGCATCGAATGATGCGCCACATGAACTACAAGCCCGGCTGGTGGGCCTTGTATTTCCTCTACTTGCTGATCCCTGCCAGCTGCTACGTCTTCTATTTGTATCGGCGTGCCAAAGAG GACTCTGCGGCATCTGCAGCCGCTGCGCAGGCTAAGAAAACAGATGAACCACAGCCCGATGATGAGAATGAGCCAGCTGGCGAGGAGGATGAGAGCGAGGAGGATTCATCAGCCCAGGTGGCTGgtgaaagcagcagcagtagccccaaaaagaataaaaagtCTGATTTAGATAATAAAGAGCAAGCGAAGCAGGAAGAGAACAGCGACGAGCCTACACAGACTGAG GAATCCACTACAAAATCCACTCGCAAACGCACGGTGCGCAAGGATTAA
- the LOC117574871 gene encoding calnexin isoform X1 encodes MQKFACRGQTALALLIACCLVLGTTTVAGADAEIDDFDDGIVEDVQEESADVAGEELVYESPVIEPRKFHFADHFDDVEASRKQWVHSQAKKDDIAEEIAKYDGIWNWESPQRIVWPKDKGLVLKSKAKHAAISSRLIKQFDFKSKKPLVVQYEVTMQEGQECGGSYIKLLSAGKETDDLTTFNDKTPYTIMFGPDKCGNDVKMHFIFRHVNPINGTITEKHCNKPKNRLEEPFKDKLPHLYQLVVRPDNSFEIRLDHKIINEGSLLTDFKPAVNPPAEIDDPADQKPADWDEREKIPDPSSQKPDDWNDDALPQIPDVTAVMPDGWLEDEPDMIADPTAEKPEDWDTEIDGEWEAPLVDNPACEKAPGCGKWQAPHIPNPEYKGKWRAPMIENPNYQGKWAPRKIANPDFFEDLMPFQMTPISAVGLELWSMSNEILFDNLIITDDVDVARDFAANSFDIKRRYIDKESDSFVNKVLELAKSHPTVWGIGLVAFVALTVIGVYCKFGKPKSQDSAASAAAAQAKKTDEPQPDDENEPAGEEDESEEDSSAQVAGESSSSSPKKNKKSDLDNKEQAKQEENSDEPTQTEESTTKSTRKRTVRKD; translated from the exons ATGCAGAAATTTGCCTGCCGGGGCCAAACGGCGTTGGCTTTACTGATAGCTTGCTGTCTAGTATtaggaacaacaacagtagccgGAGCTGATGCAGAAATTGATGATTTCGACGATGGCATCGTTGAAGATGTGCAG GAGGAGTCTGCTGACGTCGCTGGCGAAGAACTGGTCTACGAAAGTCCCGTCATAGAACCCCGAAAATTCCATTTTGCCGATCATTTTGATGATGTTGAAGCCTCACGCAAACAATGGGTTCACTCGCAGGCCAAGAAGGACGACATAGCTGAGGAGATTGCCAAGTACGATGGCATCTGGAACTGGGAATCCCCACAGCGCATCGTTTGGCCCAAGGATAAGGGACTGGTGCTTAAATCTAAGGCAAAACATGCCGCAATCTCATCGCGTCTAATCAAACAGTTTGACTTTAAATCGAAGAAACCTTTGGTGGTGCAGTATGAGGTCACCATGCAG GAGGGACAAGAATGCGGTGGCTCGTATATCAAACTGTTGTCGGCGGGCAAGGAAACCGATGATCTGACCACG TTCAATGACAAGACACCCTACACCATCATGTTTGGACCGGACAAGTGTGGCAACGATGTGAAAATGCACTTCATATTCCGTCATGTAAATCCAATTAACGGCACCATAACTGAAAAGCACTGTAACAAACCAAA GAACCGCTTGGAGGAACCCTTCAAGGACAAGTTGCCGCATCTGTATCAACTGGTGGTGCGTCCTGACAACAGCTTTGAAATTCGTTTGGATCACAAGATCATCAACGAAGGCTCCCTGTTGACTGACTTCAAGCCAGCCGTCAATCCACCAGCTGAAATCGATGATCCAGCGGATCAGAAGCCAGCCGATTGGGATGAGCGTGAGAAGATCCCCGATCCCTCGTCACAGAAACCCGACGATTGGAACGATGATGCCTTGCCACAGATTCCCGATGTTACCGCTGTCATGCCCGACGGTTGGCTAGAGGATGAGCCCGATATGATTGCCGATCCCACAGCCGAGAAACCCGAGGATTGGGATACCGAAATTGATGGCGAATGGGAGGCTCCACTTGTGGATAACCCCGCTTGTGAAAAGGCTCCAGGTTGCGGCAAATGGCAGGCACCACACATTCCCAATCCAGAGTACAAGGGCAAGTGGCGGGCACCGATGATTGAGAATCCCAACTACCAGGGCAAATGGGCTCCACGCAAGATTGCCAATCCCGATTTCTTCGAGGATCTGATGCCATTCCAAATGACGCCAATT AGCGCTGTTGGTTTGGAGCTGTGGTCGATGTCTAATGAGATCTTGTTCGACAATCTGATTATTACCGATGATGTGGATGTTGCACGTGACTTTGCCGCCAATAGTTTTGACATTAAGCGTCGTTACATTGACAAGGAATCG GACTCATTCGTGAATAAGGTGCTTGAACTAGCCAAGAGTCATCCCACAGTGTGGGGCATTGGCTTGGTAGCATTTGTTGCGCTGACCGTCATCGGTGTCTACTGTAAATTTGGCAAGCCCAAGTCCCAG GACTCTGCGGCATCTGCAGCCGCTGCGCAGGCTAAGAAAACAGATGAACCACAGCCCGATGATGAGAATGAGCCAGCTGGCGAGGAGGATGAGAGCGAGGAGGATTCATCAGCCCAGGTGGCTGgtgaaagcagcagcagtagccccaaaaagaataaaaagtCTGATTTAGATAATAAAGAGCAAGCGAAGCAGGAAGAGAACAGCGACGAGCCTACACAGACTGAG GAATCCACTACAAAATCCACTCGCAAACGCACGGTGCGCAAGGATTAA